The Sinorhizobium fredii genome contains the following window.
GATGCGGCCCTACAAGATGCTGTTCGGCCCGCCGCTGTACTTCTACCGGCTCTATTTTCGCAACGGCCTATGGCGCTGCGGCTTTCCAGGCTTCATCGAAGCGATGACCGGGGCGGTCTACGCGTTCCTGACCGCGGCCAAGATTTATCAGCGGCATGCGCTGAAAGTCCGGCCCAATGTCGACGACGCGCTTTCCCGCTAAGGCCCCCGGACAGGTGACCCATGAAAGTCATGCATATTCATTTCGGCAAGGAAGGCGGCGCGGAACGGTTCTTCGTCAATCTCGTCAACGCCCTGCATGACCGTGGCGTCGAGCAACGCGTGCTGATCCGCCCCGAACGTAGCTGGCGCGGCGAAATCGAAGGCAGCGCCAAGATCTACGAAGGCGTCTTCCGCCGGATTTCGTTGTCGCGGTTTTTCCTGCAGTGGCGGATGTCGCGCATCCTCAGGGAGTTCCGGCCGGATGTCATCATGGCCTGGCAGCTGCGCGCCAGCCGCTTCATGCCTTCTTACAAGAAAGCCTTCCGCATTTCTCGTCTGGGTGACTATCCGGAGCATCTCGGCTACTACACCAATGTCGAGACATTGGTTTGCATCACCCCGGACATTGCCACCAAGGTTCGCGAATTCGGATGGCGCCGCGATATCGAAGTGATCGCTAATTTCACGCGGGCAACGCCCGTTGCACCGATATCCCGGTCTGAGATGCGGACGCCCGCCGACGCCTTTGTCGTCGTCGGCATGGGACGTTTCGTCAAGCGCAAGGGCTTCGACGGGCTGCTACGCGCCGTCCAGAAGGTCGAGGGCGTCCATCTTTGGCTGCTCGGAGACGGGCCCGAACGGAACGAGCTGGAGCGGTTGACCGACGCGCTCGGCATAGGCGATCGTGTGCGCTTTCCCGGCTGGCAGACCAATGCCTATGGTTACCTTGCCGCGGGTGACGTCTTCGCGATCAATTCCTCGCATGAGCCTCTCGGCAATGTGTGCTTCGAGGGTTGGGGCGCCGGCAAGCCGACCATTGCCGCACGGGCCGAAGGGCCTTCCTGGGTGATGACGCATGAGCGCGATGCCTTGATGGTCGATTGCGGCGATGACGAGGGTCTTGCCAACGCGATCCGCAGGCTACGCGACGATACGGTGCTTCGCGAAAGGCTGAGTGCCGGCGGCCGCGACACGCTGCAGTCGCGCTTTTCCGAGAGGGCGATCACCGACGCCTATCTCGAGCTCTTCGCAAGAGGTGCAGCGCAGCGATGAAGGTCATGCACTTTCACTTCGGCAAGGATGGCGGAGCCGAGCGTTTTTTTGTCCACCTCGTTAACGCCCTGGCCGAACGCGGCGTCGAGCAGACAGCGGTCATCCGGCCCCAGCGCCTGTGGCGTCCTGAAATCGAGGGCGCGGCGAGGATAACGGAAAGCCATTTCCGCAACCTGTCGCTCGATCGGCTGGCGCTGCCGCGCAAGGTGATGCGGATGGCGACGCGCGACAGGCCGGACGCTCTGATGGCCTGGGCTCCGCGCGCCAGCCAGCTGATGCCGGCCTACAGGGGCTGCATCAAGATTTCCCGGCTGGGCGACTATCCGCCACGCCTCGATTACTTCCGCAACACGGACTGCCTCGTCTGCAATACGCCGGGAATTGCCGAGCATGTCCGCTCGCTCGGCTGGAAGCGCGATGTCGAGATCATCTCGAACTTCACCAGCACCGAACGGGTGCAGCGTGTCAGCCGGGCGGTGCTCGACACGCCGGAGGACGCGCCCGTCATCATGTCGATGGGCCGCTTTGTGGAACGCAAGGGCTTTCATACGCTGATCGAAGCGGTCGCCAAAGTGCCCGGCGTTTACCTCTGGCTGCTCGGCGACGGCGAGGAAGGGGACAACCTTCGGAGACTTGCCACCGATCTCGACGTCGTCCAGAGGGTCCGCTTCGCCGGCTGGCAGAAGGACACGAGACCGTTCCTCGCAGCTGCCGACATCTTCGTCATGGCTTCCAGCCACGAGCCGCTCGGCAACGTCATCCTGGAGGCCTGGGCCCAGGGAACGCCGGTCGTCTCCAGCCGATCGGAGGGGCCGCAATGGTTCATGCGCG
Protein-coding sequences here:
- a CDS encoding glycosyltransferase, whose protein sequence is MKVMHIHFGKEGGAERFFVNLVNALHDRGVEQRVLIRPERSWRGEIEGSAKIYEGVFRRISLSRFFLQWRMSRILREFRPDVIMAWQLRASRFMPSYKKAFRISRLGDYPEHLGYYTNVETLVCITPDIATKVREFGWRRDIEVIANFTRATPVAPISRSEMRTPADAFVVVGMGRFVKRKGFDGLLRAVQKVEGVHLWLLGDGPERNELERLTDALGIGDRVRFPGWQTNAYGYLAAGDVFAINSSHEPLGNVCFEGWGAGKPTIAARAEGPSWVMTHERDALMVDCGDDEGLANAIRRLRDDTVLRERLSAGGRDTLQSRFSERAITDAYLELFARGAAQR
- a CDS encoding glycosyltransferase; amino-acid sequence: MKVMHFHFGKDGGAERFFVHLVNALAERGVEQTAVIRPQRLWRPEIEGAARITESHFRNLSLDRLALPRKVMRMATRDRPDALMAWAPRASQLMPAYRGCIKISRLGDYPPRLDYFRNTDCLVCNTPGIAEHVRSLGWKRDVEIISNFTSTERVQRVSRAVLDTPEDAPVIMSMGRFVERKGFHTLIEAVAKVPGVYLWLLGDGEEGDNLRRLATDLDVVQRVRFAGWQKDTRPFLAAADIFVMASSHEPLGNVILEAWAQGTPVVSSRSEGPQWFMRDGGNGLMVDIGDADGFARAIERIANDRSLGTALAERGHETLVGQFSREAITDAYLRLFASKQ